The Desulfovibrio fairfieldensis sequence TATGGCTGATGAAGCAGAAACCCGTGCCGCCCAGACAGCCCCTGGTCATGGCGTCCATGCCGAAGGTTTCCGGCGTGACGCTCAGGCCTTCCCCATGCGCGCGCTGGCGCATGATCCGGTAATAGTGCGGCGCGCAGGTGGCCTTGAGGTGCATGTTTGTGCCCTTGCGGAAATCATACAACCAGTGCAGCACGTCCTCGTATTCCTGCGCGGTGATGACCTGATCCGCCAAGCCCGAGGCCCGGCCCATGGGCACCAGCAGAAAGATATGCCAGGCCGCCGCGCCGATGCGCTCGCAGAGCTCGAAGATCTTCTTGAAGCTGCTCAGGTTGTTGCGGGTCACCGTGGTGTTGATCTGAAAGGGCACGCCCACGTCCTTGAGATAGCCGATGCCGCGCATGCTGTCCTCAAACGCGCCGGGCACGCCGCGAAAGGCGTCGTGACTGGCCGCGTCGGCCCCGTCGATGGAAATGGAGCAGCGCTCCACGCCCGCCTCTTTGATCCGGCGGGCGCTTTCCGGGGTGATCAGGGTGCCGTTGGGCGAAAAGGCGCAGGTCAGGCCCTTGGAGTGGGTATAGGCCACCAGTTCATAGACGTCCGGCCGCATCATGGGATCGCCGCCGGTGAAGATGATGATGGGATTGCCCACTTGAGGAAACGTGTCGATGAGCGCCTTGGCCTCGTCCGTGGACAGCTCGCCGGGATAGGGCTCTGGGTGGGCCTCGGCCCGGCAGTGCTTGCAGGCCAGGTTGCAGGAGCGGGTCACTTCCCAGGCGACCAGACGGCAGACCGGGCTGCCGTCTTCCAGAACGCGGGCGGGCATGCCCGGCGCATTGCCGGGCTCACTCCCCGGATGGCCGCCGGGATGGCCTTTAGGCATGGCTCCCGGATGCCCGCCGTGTTGCTCGTGTCCGTGCATCAGCGCGCCAGCCTTTGCCTCAGGATTTCCTCGGCGAAATAGGTGATGATCATGTCCGCGCCCGCCCGTTTGAGGCCCAGCAGGCTTTCCAGCATGACCGCGCGCTCGTCGATCCAGCCGTTGAGCCCGGCCGCGCGGATCATGGCGTATTCGCCGCTGACCTGATAGGCGCAGAGCGGCACTTCCACATGCTCGCGCACCAGGCGGATGATGTCCCCGTACGGGCCGGCGGGCTTGACGATGAGCGCGTCCGCGCCTTCGGCCAGATCCGCGCGAGCTTCAATGAGCGCCTCGCGGGCATTGCCGGGGTCCATCTGATAGGACTTGCGGTCCCCGGCGGCCGGGGCGGATTCCGCCGCGTCGCGGAAAGGACCGTAATAGGCAGAGGCGTACTTCACGGCATAGGACATGATGGGCAATTCCTTGAGGCCGCCCTCGTCCAGGGCCGCGCGGATAGCCGCCACGCGCCCGTCCATCATGTCCGAGGGGGCCACCATGTCCGCCCCGGCGGCCGCGTGGCTGACGGCCGTCTTGGCCAGCAGGGGCAACGTGGGATCATTGAGCACCGCGCCGTCGGGCATCAGCACGCCGCAGTGGCCGTGGCTCATGTATTCGCAGAGGCAGACGTCGGTGATGACGATGAGTTTGGGCCAGCGCTCCTTGAGGCGGCGCACGGCCTGCTGCACAATGCCGTCCTCGGCGTAGGCCGAGCTGGCTTTTTCATCCTTTTCAGCCGGAATGCCGAAGAGCAGCACGGACATCAGGCCCGCGTCCACGGCCTTTTCCACCTGCTTTTCCAGTTCAGCCAGAGAGAGCTGGTACTGGCCGGGCATGGAAGCCACTTCCTTGCGGAAGGATGCGTCTTCGGTTTCCACCACAAAATAGGGCATGATCAGGTCTTCCACCAGCAGGGGCGGAGTTTCGCGCACCAGGGTGCGGAGTTCCGGGGTCCAGCGCAGCCGACGGCCGCGATGAAATGCAGTAGTCATGATTTTTTCCTTATATATGCCGGGCGACCAT is a genomic window containing:
- the ahbD gene encoding heme b synthase, with product MHGHEQHGGHPGAMPKGHPGGHPGSEPGNAPGMPARVLEDGSPVCRLVAWEVTRSCNLACKHCRAEAHPEPYPGELSTDEAKALIDTFPQVGNPIIIFTGGDPMMRPDVYELVAYTHSKGLTCAFSPNGTLITPESARRIKEAGVERCSISIDGADAASHDAFRGVPGAFEDSMRGIGYLKDVGVPFQINTTVTRNNLSSFKKIFELCERIGAAAWHIFLLVPMGRASGLADQVITAQEYEDVLHWLYDFRKGTNMHLKATCAPHYYRIMRQRAHGEGLSVTPETFGMDAMTRGCLGGTGFCFISHTGQVQPCGYLELNCGNVREMPFPEIWRKSEYFRQFRDQSCYTGKCGVCEFHKVCGGCRARAQSMSGDHMGPEPLCTYVPSKMKTR
- the hemB gene encoding porphobilinogen synthase, whose protein sequence is MTTAFHRGRRLRWTPELRTLVRETPPLLVEDLIMPYFVVETEDASFRKEVASMPGQYQLSLAELEKQVEKAVDAGLMSVLLFGIPAEKDEKASSAYAEDGIVQQAVRRLKERWPKLIVITDVCLCEYMSHGHCGVLMPDGAVLNDPTLPLLAKTAVSHAAAGADMVAPSDMMDGRVAAIRAALDEGGLKELPIMSYAVKYASAYYGPFRDAAESAPAAGDRKSYQMDPGNAREALIEARADLAEGADALIVKPAGPYGDIIRLVREHVEVPLCAYQVSGEYAMIRAAGLNGWIDERAVMLESLLGLKRAGADMIITYFAEEILRQRLAR